Proteins from one Oscillatoria nigro-viridis PCC 7112 genomic window:
- a CDS encoding CHAT domain-containing protein: protein MLAIAATILSTAVVQAQPIVPAPNDTGTTVTPSGDRLNITGGKTSRDGANLFHSFQQFGLSEGQIANFISNPAIRNILGRVVGGNPSIINGLIQVSGGNSNLFLINPSGIIFGPNASLNLPAAFTATTATNIGFDSGLFNVAGANDYSTLIGNPNTFYFNLSQPGSIINAGNLAVLPGQSITLIGGTVISTGSLNAPQGNIIVAAVPGKNAIRLSQEGHLLSLEIGVVEGGFLAQNGQLSLPLSLPQLLAGAGGNSATGISVNGAGEVVLTAGLRVESGDVAIASSTVNSQNATLSAARNLTLVESQLLTENNLYLLAGDTVRVRDGSYPFRAIAGGNLTIQGNQNIDILALNYPSPAFQSSGDITLLSNGTVSGDAHFTAGGNVSILTLAGSGGSFVSLYDPIISSEGDVRFGDYTGTSLKVEAKGAIAAGDISITGPDTTLSGSADPDAAVLSGSAALILRSGVSTLANAANVPPNVTAGETFFASGGVASGNSIGVGAISTAGGPVILESGGDIALDAIATSGGNITLNAASDIAVTGTLQSTGGSIDLTAGNLLTVSGTFTDSNGVNASISSANGTGGGAITLRHAGSTTTPFIVGDATTNGTAGAITSGSETISPEFAVPVPPSSYTQGNIAIVTSAPSPTPEPTPTPEPTPTPEPTPEPTPEPTPEPTPEPTPEPTPEPTPSPTPEPTPEPTPPPTPQPTPEPTPQPTPSPTPQPTPSPTPQPTPPPTPQPTPSPTPQPTPPPTPQPTPSPTPQPTPPPTPQPTPSPIPQPAPPPTPEPTPSPIPPPSPTPPPSPTPEPAPSPISEQTTLPDISITNALSQSDNLNSINRIESLFNYRSDWVSEVVQTASPLSRVSPSDITRLIDRGDIPQASFFIDIFYSEQVGSYVNQEIRRDLQSFTAIQQRTRVIASQTGKKPAIIYALARPEQLDLIVVPPTGIPIYKSIPAARRETLMQVAANFRDELLNPRNINTESYLPASQQLYQWIIAPLEADLKAQGIDTLVFSMDAGLRSLPLAALHDGSQFLVEKYSIGLIPSVNLTDTSYASVKNAEVLAMGASQFTNNQPLPAVPAELNAIASEWKGESFLNQTFTLNNLRSQRTAQAFRIIHLATHGEFKPGAPSNSYIQLSDRRLTLDRVRELGWNQPPKVELLVLSACRTAVGDDDTELGFAGLAVQAGVKSVLASLWYVSDEGTLGLMAEFYDRLKVAPIKAEALRQAQIAMLKGQVRIENGRLILSNSNKELKLPPELAKLGNENLSHPYYWSGFTMIGSPW from the coding sequence ATGCTAGCGATCGCAGCCACTATTTTGAGTACAGCGGTGGTACAAGCACAACCCATTGTTCCCGCACCTAATGACACTGGCACTACTGTCACGCCTAGCGGCGATCGCTTGAATATTACAGGCGGCAAAACTTCTAGAGATGGAGCGAATCTTTTCCACAGTTTTCAACAGTTTGGGCTTAGCGAAGGGCAGATTGCTAATTTTATCTCTAATCCCGCCATTCGCAACATTCTGGGTCGGGTAGTAGGCGGCAATCCTTCTATTATTAACGGTTTAATTCAAGTAAGTGGCGGCAATTCCAACCTGTTTTTAATCAATCCTTCGGGCATTATTTTTGGCCCTAATGCTAGCTTGAATCTTCCGGCTGCTTTTACGGCTACTACTGCTACTAACATCGGTTTTGATTCCGGTTTGTTCAATGTGGCTGGAGCGAACGATTACAGTACGCTGATAGGAAATCCGAACACTTTTTACTTTAATCTCAGCCAACCGGGAAGTATTATTAATGCAGGTAATTTAGCTGTTTTGCCGGGACAAAGTATAACTTTAATTGGCGGTACTGTCATCAGCACTGGTTCCCTGAATGCTCCCCAAGGTAATATTATTGTCGCTGCTGTCCCCGGTAAAAATGCTATTCGGCTTAGTCAAGAAGGACATTTATTGAGTTTAGAAATTGGGGTTGTTGAAGGGGGATTTTTGGCACAGAATGGGCAATTGTCTCTGCCTTTGTCTCTTCCGCAATTGCTTGCGGGCGCAGGTGGGAACTCTGCTACTGGTATCTCCGTTAACGGTGCTGGAGAAGTGGTTTTGACGGCGGGTTTGAGGGTGGAAAGCGGGGATGTGGCGATCGCTAGTTCTACTGTTAACAGTCAGAATGCTACACTCTCGGCAGCACGTAATCTCACTTTGGTAGAAAGCCAGCTACTTACTGAGAACAATTTGTATCTGTTGGCTGGAGATACGGTGCGCGTGCGGGATGGCAGTTATCCCTTCAGGGCGATCGCAGGCGGCAATCTGACTATACAAGGTAATCAAAATATTGATATCTTGGCCCTAAATTACCCTAGCCCTGCATTCCAATCCTCCGGGGATATCACATTATTGAGCAATGGCACTGTTTCCGGTGATGCTCACTTCACTGCGGGAGGTAATGTAAGTATTCTCACATTGGCTGGCAGCGGCGGCAGTTTTGTGAGTTTGTACGACCCGATTATTAGCTCCGAGGGAGATGTGAGATTTGGGGATTATACTGGAACCTCACTTAAGGTAGAAGCAAAAGGCGCGATCGCGGCGGGAGATATTAGTATCACTGGGCCAGATACTACTTTGTCAGGTTCTGCCGATCCAGATGCGGCGGTGCTTTCAGGTAGTGCAGCTTTAATTCTGCGATCGGGCGTTTCGACTCTGGCGAATGCTGCGAATGTACCGCCCAATGTCACTGCAGGGGAGACGTTTTTTGCTTCTGGGGGTGTTGCTTCGGGCAATAGCATCGGAGTGGGAGCGATTTCGACAGCAGGCGGGCCTGTGATTTTGGAGTCGGGAGGGGACATTGCGCTGGATGCGATCGCCACTTCTGGGGGTAATATTACCCTCAATGCTGCTAGCGACATCGCCGTTACAGGCACTCTCCAGTCCACTGGCGGCAGTATTGACCTCACGGCTGGCAATCTTCTCACAGTCAGCGGCACTTTTACAGATAGTAACGGTGTAAATGCGAGCATTTCCAGCGCTAATGGCACGGGTGGCGGCGCGATTACTCTTCGCCACGCGGGGAGCACGACTACACCTTTTATTGTCGGCGATGCGACAACGAATGGGACGGCGGGAGCGATTACATCAGGTTCCGAGACTATTTCGCCAGAGTTTGCGGTGCCGGTGCCGCCTAGCAGTTACACTCAGGGCAATATTGCGATCGTTACTTCCGCGCCATCTCCAACGCCGGAACCGACACCAACGCCGGAACCGACACCAACGCCGGAACCGACACCGGAACCGACACCGGAACCGACACCGGAACCGACACCGGAACCGACACCGGAACCGACACCGGAACCGACACCATCTCCAACCCCGGAACCGACACCGGAACCGACACCACCACCAACCCCACAACCAACGCCGGAACCGACACCACAACCGACCCCATCTCCAACCCCACAACCAACCCCATCTCCGACACCACAACCGACACCACCACCAACCCCACAACCAACCCCATCTCCGACACCACAACCGACACCACCACCAACCCCACAACCAACCCCATCTCCGACACCACAACCGACACCACCACCAACCCCACAACCAACCCCATCTCCGATACCACAACCGGCACCACCACCAACCCCGGAACCGACACCATCTCCGATACCACCACCATCTCCAACACCACCACCATCTCCAACACCGGAACCCGCGCCATCTCCAATATCAGAACAAACGACATTACCGGATATTTCAATTACCAATGCACTCTCTCAATCTGACAATCTGAATAGCATTAATAGAATTGAATCTCTTTTTAACTACAGATCCGATTGGGTAAGCGAAGTTGTCCAAACGGCATCGCCTCTAAGTAGAGTTAGCCCCAGCGATATCACACGGCTAATCGATAGAGGCGATATCCCACAAGCCAGTTTCTTTATCGATATCTTCTACAGCGAACAAGTGGGGTCATACGTCAACCAGGAAATCAGGCGGGATTTGCAATCTTTTACGGCCATACAGCAAAGAACTAGAGTCATCGCCAGCCAAACTGGTAAAAAACCAGCCATTATTTACGCCTTAGCCCGCCCTGAACAATTAGACCTGATCGTAGTTCCCCCTACAGGCATCCCAATTTACAAAAGCATCCCCGCCGCCCGGCGCGAAACTTTGATGCAAGTCGCCGCCAATTTTAGGGATGAACTCCTTAATCCCAGAAACATCAATACTGAGAGCTATTTGCCAGCATCCCAACAACTTTACCAGTGGATAATTGCGCCCTTGGAAGCTGATTTGAAAGCTCAGGGAATCGATACGCTAGTTTTTAGTATGGATGCAGGGTTGCGATCGCTCCCCTTAGCCGCCCTCCATGACGGTTCTCAATTTCTAGTAGAAAAGTACAGCATCGGACTCATTCCCAGCGTCAACTTAACCGATACTAGCTATGCAAGTGTTAAAAATGCGGAAGTATTAGCAATGGGAGCCTCGCAATTTACCAATAACCAACCATTGCCAGCAGTGCCTGCTGAACTTAATGCTATTGCCTCCGAATGGAAAGGCGAATCCTTCCTCAACCAAACCTTTACTCTCAACAATCTTAGGTCGCAACGTACGGCCCAAGCCTTTCGGATTATTCACCTCGCCACTCACGGAGAATTTAAGCCAGGAGCACCGAGCAATTCTTATATTCAGTTATCAGATAGAAGGTTAACACTCGATCGCGTGCGCGAACTAGGCTGGAATCAGCCACCTAAAGTTGAGCTATTGGTGTTGAGCGCTTGCAGAACTGCTGTGGGTGATGATGACACCGAATTAGGTTTTGCGGGGTTAGCTGTGCAAGCGGGGGTGAAGTCCGTTTTGGCGAGTCTTTGGTACGTCAGCGATGAAGGTACTTTAGGGTTAATGGCTGAATTTTACGATCGGTTAAAAGTCGCGCCTATTAAAGCCGAAGCCTTGCGGCAGGCTCAAATTGCCATGCTCAAAGGTCAAGTTCGCATTGAAAATGGTCGTTTAATTTTGTCAAACTCAAATAAGGAGTTAAAATTGCCGCCCGAGTTAGCTAAACTAGGTAATGAAAACCTTTCCCATCCTTATTATTGGTCGGGCTTTACGATGATTGGAAGTCCTTGGTAA
- a CDS encoding AAA family ATPase: protein MLSIPGVAVVAVLYESVNSLVYRAIREADKKPIILKLLKESYPTPQELVRYRTEYRITQELKEPGVVRVYDLQKYQNSLVMFVEDFGGESLKVWMQERKFSLKEFLQIAIATTEILGQIHSANIIHKDINPSNIVYNPETEQLKIIDFGISTQLIRETPILKNPGILEGTLAYISPEQTGRMNRALDYRTDFYSLGVTFYELLTGQVPFDTEDALELVHCHIARQPVPPHEIEPVIPLIVSQIVSKLMAKNAENRYQTALGLKQDLETCLFQLQATANIETFALGTRDLTDRFLIPEKLYGRETEVSNLLSAFERVSTGSAEMILVAGFSGIGKTAVVNEVHKPIARQRGYFIKGKYDQFGRNIPFSAFVQAFRELMGQLLSESDAQLQTWKTNILTALGDSGQVLIEVIPELERIIGAQPLALELSGMAAQNRFNLLMQKFVQVLTTVEHPLVIFLDDLQWADGASLKLLQLLMEDTGHLLVLGAYRDNEVSQSHPFMLTLDEIVKSGATVNTITLQPLSLADLNQLVADTLICDLSFAQPLTELVYEKTKGNPFFSTQFLKALYEDGLIIFDRPVSPTPLSSPLTKGGQRGVQGGWQCDIARVTFAEASDVVEFMAVQLQKLPKETQNVLKLAACIGGQFDLDTLALVSEEVAEPTASVLWKALLEGVILVSAEGYNFIQADAQSPHQSVANPTYKFLHDRVQQAAYSLIPDDQKQATHLKIGRLLLQNSSDIEREEKLFDIVGHLNQAIELINQLSEREALAKLNLEAGGKARSSTAYAAAMVYLQTGIELLTANCWQSQYELTLNLYIAAAEAAYLNADIEGMEHKAALVLQEAKTILDRVKIYEISIAAQTAQGKMLEAIAVGRNALLQLGVEFPTEPDEALISKALQTLKSQLQGRQIEELVDLPVMTNSQTQAAMQMLGMLPGPIFMGKSGLLPLLSSTMVSLSLSFGNAPASTVGYAMHGMVFCAFLQEVETGYGFGQLALSLLDRFNVLEFKSIILLLFGGWIQHRQEAILATIPTLKEGYRLGMETGDFVGAGYNICHYFSNKFFSGIELDIWEPEIVGYRAVLAQVKQYPAQDFLDIIQQTVWNLRETRIRSGCLIGTAYDETVMIPKQHQDNNLSAIAVAYIYKLLLAYSFSNYTAALDYLAQGKQYLIAVSGLAFVPIFHFYAALTHLALFPTRPEIEQAQILAEVEIHQTTLKQWAQNAPMNYLHKWYLVEAERQRVLGNKAEAIDLYERAISLAKENQFLNEEALANELAAKFYLEWDKEKFAQLYMIEAYYCYIQWGATAKVKDLETRSPHLLKPIQAGRNNTKTTATVTTTGLANNLDITTVMKATTAISGEILLDKLLSNLMKILIENAGAEIGYLILSSQGKLLIEAEGAINSEQMTILQSIPVEYCQELSSAIVNYVARTQESVVLDDATRSGQFTNDPYIQKNQPKSILCVPLIYQSQIVSIVYLENNLTAGAFTPERVELLKVLSGQAAISIQNSKLYTEVRESENRLTQFLEAIPVGVSVLDASGKPYYSNRAAIQLLGKGVIPEVTSEQIPEVYQLYQAGTEQEYPSAELPAVRALRGESATVDDMEIHQGNEIIPIEAWGTPIYDEKDNISYAIVAFQDITERKKAETERIRFTDELFQLNKAYERFVPNQFLHFLEKLSIVDVELGDQVQLEMSVLFSDIRDFTTLSETMTPEDNFKFINSYLSRMEPVINENHGFIDKYIGDAIMALFSGEADRAVKAGIAMLHRLVEYNQHRANFGCAPIQIGIGINTGTLMLGTVGGQNRMDGTVISDAVNLASRVESLTKNYGVSLLITQPTYSRLKNPSQYAIRTLDTVKVKGKSEAVTIYEVFDADTPEIKAGKLATLQLFAEALEIYSEGKLAEAGRLFANCWRENPGDAVAKIYWERCQSTLRNRTKIKDTPHDLD, encoded by the coding sequence ATGCTCTCGATTCCAGGCGTTGCGGTTGTGGCGGTTCTTTACGAAAGTGTCAACTCTCTGGTTTACCGGGCGATTCGGGAAGCAGATAAAAAGCCAATTATCCTCAAACTGCTCAAAGAAAGCTACCCCACACCTCAAGAATTGGTGCGCTACCGCACTGAATACCGCATCACCCAAGAGCTAAAAGAGCCGGGAGTCGTGCGGGTTTATGACTTGCAAAAATACCAAAACAGCCTCGTGATGTTTGTGGAGGACTTTGGCGGCGAATCCTTGAAAGTTTGGATGCAGGAGCGGAAGTTTAGTCTCAAGGAGTTTCTGCAAATTGCGATCGCCACCACTGAAATTTTAGGGCAAATTCACAGCGCTAACATCATCCACAAAGATATTAACCCCTCCAATATTGTTTACAACCCGGAAACAGAACAATTAAAAATTATTGACTTTGGCATTTCCACTCAGCTAATCAGAGAAACACCGATACTGAAAAATCCCGGCATTCTGGAAGGAACCCTTGCTTACATCTCGCCGGAACAAACTGGCAGGATGAACCGCGCTCTCGATTACCGCACAGACTTTTACTCCCTCGGCGTTACCTTCTACGAGTTGCTGACAGGACAAGTTCCTTTTGATACAGAAGATGCTTTAGAGCTAGTTCACTGCCACATTGCCAGACAGCCTGTTCCCCCGCACGAAATCGAGCCAGTAATTCCCCTAATTGTCTCGCAAATTGTCAGTAAATTGATGGCAAAGAATGCGGAAAACCGCTATCAAACTGCCTTGGGACTCAAGCAGGATTTAGAAACTTGTCTTTTTCAATTGCAAGCAACGGCTAACATTGAGACGTTTGCCTTGGGCACGCGGGATCTTACCGACCGTTTCCTGATTCCCGAAAAACTCTACGGCAGGGAAACTGAAGTTTCTAATCTATTATCAGCCTTTGAACGAGTCAGTACAGGTAGCGCCGAAATGATTTTGGTAGCTGGCTTTTCTGGGATTGGTAAAACCGCAGTAGTGAACGAAGTCCACAAGCCAATCGCCAGACAGCGGGGCTATTTTATTAAAGGCAAATACGACCAATTTGGGCGCAATATTCCCTTCAGTGCATTTGTACAAGCATTTCGGGAATTGATGGGGCAACTATTATCAGAAAGTGACGCTCAATTACAAACCTGGAAGACCAATATTCTGACAGCATTGGGCGATAGCGGGCAAGTGCTGATTGAGGTGATTCCTGAGTTAGAACGCATCATTGGCGCTCAACCTCTAGCACTAGAATTATCCGGTATGGCTGCCCAAAATCGCTTTAATCTGCTGATGCAAAAGTTTGTGCAAGTATTGACTACTGTCGAACATCCCTTAGTGATATTTTTGGATGATTTGCAGTGGGCGGATGGCGCATCTTTAAAATTGCTACAACTGTTGATGGAGGATACGGGACATCTCTTGGTATTGGGTGCTTATCGAGATAATGAAGTCTCACAATCTCATCCTTTTATGTTGACACTGGATGAGATTGTGAAGTCGGGAGCCACGGTGAATACTATTACTCTGCAACCGTTGAGTTTAGCAGATCTCAATCAGTTGGTAGCAGATACGCTGATCTGCGATTTATCTTTTGCTCAACCCTTGACAGAATTGGTTTATGAAAAAACTAAAGGTAATCCCTTTTTCTCAACTCAATTCCTCAAGGCGTTGTATGAAGATGGGCTGATTATTTTTGACCGCCCGGTGTCCCCCACCCCCCTTTCATCGCCCCTTACCAAGGGGGGACAGAGGGGGGTACAAGGGGGGTGGCAGTGCGATATTGCTCGAGTTACATTTGCCGAGGCCTCGGATGTGGTGGAGTTTATGGCGGTGCAATTGCAGAAGTTGCCGAAAGAAACTCAGAATGTTCTAAAATTGGCGGCTTGCATTGGGGGGCAGTTTGATTTAGATACATTAGCATTAGTCAGCGAAGAAGTAGCCGAACCAACGGCATCAGTGCTATGGAAAGCTTTGCTTGAAGGAGTCATTTTAGTCAGTGCAGAAGGCTATAACTTCATTCAAGCAGATGCTCAATCCCCGCATCAGTCTGTTGCTAATCCAACTTATAAGTTTTTGCACGATCGCGTCCAGCAAGCGGCTTATTCATTGATTCCCGACGACCAAAAACAAGCCACTCATCTCAAAATTGGACGGTTACTGCTACAAAATTCCTCGGATATTGAAAGAGAAGAAAAACTCTTTGATATTGTGGGGCATTTGAATCAAGCAATTGAGTTAATCAATCAATTAAGCGAACGAGAAGCCTTAGCAAAACTCAACTTAGAAGCGGGAGGTAAGGCAAGAAGTTCTACCGCCTACGCAGCCGCCATGGTCTATCTGCAAACAGGGATTGAGCTACTGACAGCCAACTGCTGGCAAAGTCAGTATGAGTTGACCCTGAATCTCTATATTGCTGCCGCTGAAGCCGCCTATTTGAATGCTGACATTGAAGGCATGGAACACAAAGCAGCGCTGGTGTTGCAAGAAGCTAAGACGATTTTAGATCGAGTTAAAATTTACGAAATTTCAATCGCCGCCCAGACAGCCCAGGGCAAGATGTTGGAGGCGATCGCAGTGGGCAGAAATGCACTCTTACAACTGGGGGTTGAATTCCCAACTGAACCTGACGAAGCTTTGATTAGTAAAGCGCTACAAACCCTGAAGAGTCAACTTCAGGGCAGACAAATTGAGGAACTGGTTGACCTACCTGTGATGACGAATTCCCAGACTCAGGCAGCTATGCAAATGTTAGGAATGTTACCGGGACCGATTTTCATGGGAAAGTCCGGTTTACTACCACTCCTTAGCTCCACGATGGTGAGTTTATCGCTATCCTTTGGGAATGCGCCCGCATCGACGGTGGGTTATGCGATGCACGGGATGGTGTTCTGTGCCTTTTTACAAGAGGTGGAAACGGGCTATGGCTTTGGGCAATTGGCACTCTCATTGCTCGATAGGTTCAATGTGCTCGAATTCAAGTCTATAATTCTGCTGTTGTTTGGTGGTTGGATTCAGCATCGCCAAGAAGCTATTTTGGCAACGATACCGACGCTGAAAGAAGGCTATAGGTTGGGCATGGAAACCGGCGACTTTGTAGGCGCTGGCTACAACATATGTCATTACTTTAGTAACAAATTTTTCAGTGGGATCGAACTGGATATTTGGGAACCTGAAATCGTCGGTTACAGGGCTGTCTTGGCTCAGGTGAAGCAATATCCGGCTCAGGATTTTTTGGATATAATCCAGCAGACGGTGTGGAATTTGAGGGAAACCCGTATTCGGTCGGGTTGTTTAATAGGAACTGCCTACGATGAAACGGTGATGATTCCTAAGCAGCATCAGGACAATAACCTCAGTGCTATCGCTGTTGCCTACATTTATAAACTGCTGCTTGCTTACTCCTTTAGTAATTACACCGCCGCTCTTGACTACCTTGCCCAAGGCAAACAGTATTTAATAGCTGTATCGGGATTAGCTTTTGTTCCCATTTTCCATTTCTATGCCGCCCTGACGCACCTGGCACTTTTTCCCACCCGCCCAGAAATTGAGCAAGCTCAAATTCTTGCTGAGGTGGAAATTCATCAAACTACGCTGAAACAGTGGGCGCAAAATGCTCCCATGAATTATCTGCATAAATGGTATTTGGTGGAGGCTGAACGGCAACGTGTTTTGGGCAATAAAGCAGAAGCAATAGATTTGTACGAGCGGGCCATCTCCCTCGCTAAAGAAAATCAATTTCTCAACGAAGAAGCATTAGCTAATGAACTAGCAGCCAAATTTTACCTAGAATGGGATAAAGAAAAATTTGCCCAACTCTACATGATTGAGGCGTATTATTGTTATATCCAATGGGGAGCCACTGCTAAGGTAAAAGATTTAGAAACGCGATCCCCCCACTTATTAAAACCTATTCAAGCGGGAAGAAACAACACTAAAACCACCGCAACCGTAACGACCACTGGTTTGGCTAATAACTTAGATATAACCACAGTAATGAAAGCAACTACCGCAATTTCTGGCGAAATCTTGCTGGATAAATTACTCTCTAACTTGATGAAAATTTTGATTGAGAATGCGGGGGCGGAAATAGGATATCTAATTTTATCAAGTCAGGGAAAACTGTTAATTGAAGCTGAAGGAGCCATAAACTCAGAACAAATGACCATCTTGCAGTCAATCCCCGTTGAATATTGTCAAGAACTTTCCTCCGCAATTGTTAATTATGTCGCCCGCACTCAAGAAAGCGTGGTACTAGATGATGCTACCCGATCGGGACAATTTACCAACGACCCCTACATCCAAAAAAATCAGCCTAAATCAATTTTATGCGTGCCGCTGATTTACCAATCTCAAATCGTCAGTATTGTTTATCTAGAAAACAATTTGACCGCCGGAGCTTTTACCCCAGAAAGAGTGGAACTATTAAAAGTGTTATCTGGACAGGCAGCTATCTCGATTCAAAATTCTAAACTCTATACAGAAGTCCGCGAAAGTGAGAACAGACTCACTCAATTTTTAGAAGCAATTCCAGTCGGGGTGTCAGTGCTGGATGCTTCTGGCAAACCTTACTATAGTAATCGCGCTGCTATTCAATTATTGGGTAAAGGAGTTATTCCTGAAGTCACCAGCGAGCAAATACCAGAGGTTTATCAACTCTATCAAGCGGGAACAGAGCAGGAATATCCCTCGGCAGAATTGCCTGCTGTGCGGGCGTTGAGGGGCGAAAGTGCCACTGTAGATGATATGGAAATCCACCAAGGCAACGAAATTATTCCGATCGAGGCTTGGGGTACGCCCATCTATGATGAAAAGGACAATATTTCTTATGCAATTGTAGCCTTTCAAGATATCACGGAGCGTAAAAAAGCCGAAACTGAGCGCATCAGATTTACCGATGAATTGTTCCAACTCAACAAAGCTTACGAGCGTTTCGTTCCCAATCAATTCCTCCATTTTTTAGAAAAATTAAGCATTGTCGATGTCGAATTGGGCGACCAAGTGCAGTTAGAAATGTCGGTGCTGTTTTCCGATATTCGCGATTTTACTACGCTTTCGGAAACTATGACGCCGGAGGATAATTTCAAATTTATCAATTCCTATCTTTCTCGCATGGAACCCGTCATTAATGAAAATCACGGGTTTATTGATAAATATATTGGCGATGCGATTATGGCGCTGTTTAGCGGCGAGGCTGATCGTGCCGTGAAAGCGGGAATTGCTATGCTGCACCGCCTAGTTGAATACAATCAACATCGCGCTAATTTTGGCTGTGCGCCGATTCAGATTGGGATTGGCATCAATACTGGAACTTTGATGCTGGGAACGGTGGGCGGTCAAAATCGCATGGACGGGACGGTAATCAGCGATGCGGTGAATTTAGCTTCTCGTGTGGAAAGTTTGACGAAAAATTATGGGGTGTCGCTGTTAATCACCCAGCCAACTTATTCGCGCCTAAAAAATCCATCTCAGTACGCAATCCGCACCCTGGACACGGTAAAAGTCAAGGGGAAATCTGAAGCTGTGACGATTTATGAGGTGTTTGATGCCGACACGCCAGAAATTAAAGCGGGCAAGTTAGCGACGCTGCAATTGTTTGCCGAAGCTTTGGAAATTTACTCGGAAGGGAAGTTAGCTGAGGCGGGGCGGCTGTTTGCCAACTGTTGGCGTGAGAATCCGGGCGATGCCGTCGCTAAAATTTACTGGGAACGCTGTCAGTCTACTCTAAGAAATCGCACAAAAATCAAAGACACGCCACACGATTTAGATTAA
- a CDS encoding alpha-ketoglutarate-dependent dioxygenase AlkB family protein produces MYTQLSLWEDPKAESQKHGQQLSLPDAEIIMYRDFFNNIESNQIFAELYGTINWKQEVALLFGKQVAIPRLSAWYGDAGKSYTYSQIKMEPNLWTPTLITIKSKIEAIAGTVFNSVLLNLYRDGKDSVAWHSDDESELGENPAIGSVSFGATRRFMLRHKYQKEMKLEIQLTPGSFLLMKGVTQHFWQHQIPKAAKVTEPRINLTFRKVS; encoded by the coding sequence ATGTACACTCAACTTTCATTGTGGGAAGACCCGAAAGCAGAAAGCCAGAAGCATGGTCAGCAATTATCTCTGCCTGATGCCGAAATAATCATGTACCGCGACTTCTTCAATAACATTGAGAGCAACCAGATATTTGCGGAATTGTACGGCACTATTAATTGGAAGCAAGAGGTGGCCCTGCTTTTTGGCAAGCAAGTCGCTATACCGCGACTTAGCGCATGGTACGGAGATGCAGGTAAATCTTACACTTACTCCCAAATAAAAATGGAGCCTAATCTATGGACACCTACACTCATAACCATCAAATCTAAAATAGAAGCAATAGCAGGTACAGTGTTTAACAGCGTGTTGCTTAATCTATATCGCGACGGCAAAGATAGTGTAGCTTGGCACAGTGATGATGAATCAGAACTTGGTGAAAACCCAGCAATCGGTTCTGTAAGTTTTGGGGCTACTCGTCGTTTTATGCTCAGGCACAAATACCAAAAAGAAATGAAATTAGAAATTCAATTAACTCCTGGAAGCTTCCTGCTGATGAAAGGAGTAACCCAGCATTTTTGGCAACACCAAATCCCGAAAGCAGCCAAAGTTACTGAACCAAGAATTAACCTTACTTTCAGGAAAGTAAGCTAA
- a CDS encoding isoaspartyl peptidase/L-asparaginase: protein MVLSMIVRGGAKTISEEKVAANNAGCTAAAEAGWAVLASGVTAAEAVEAAIRVLETDQTFNAGFGSVINNQGEVELDAAIVEGGSLAWGAIANVQGVRHPISVARKIMDKKPMFIELISGRENS from the coding sequence ATGGTATTGAGCATGATTGTTCGCGGTGGAGCAAAAACCATCTCAGAAGAGAAGGTTGCAGCCAACAATGCAGGCTGTACCGCAGCAGCAGAAGCGGGTTGGGCAGTGCTCGCAAGCGGGGTTACAGCAGCAGAAGCCGTTGAGGCAGCTATCCGGGTTCTGGAAACTGACCAGACATTTAACGCAGGCTTTGGATCGGTTATCAACAACCAGGGAGAAGTAGAGCTAGACGCAGCGATCGTGGAAGGCGGTTCATTAGCTTGGGGAGCGATCGCCAATGTTCAAGGCGTGCGCCATCCCATCTCTGTGGCGCGAAAGATTATGGATAAAAAACCCATGTTCATCGAGCTAATTAGTGGCCGGGAAAACAGTTGA